In a single window of the Rhopalosiphum padi isolate XX-2018 chromosome 1, ASM2088224v1, whole genome shotgun sequence genome:
- the LOC132918367 gene encoding anaphase-promoting complex subunit 1, which yields MLAATNPQVFIPFGRQHVKNRFIGEVNTPSVGYYDRPELHADEFLSKTIIDLSLDQSNNTHLQENFILREKDGAEEELYVSGKIVVHSRGNACKSAADKEDYIPSCRTLICTYTMETNVTHALWSKFNISPEVNDSEIKPEEKIVPCICIVDAKKISLYSEGGDVWHTPLYFKVTSVWNTSFGILIERDLGQVPIDMTGKSLPLPTIYSLSQPLKEVLPLFLLKQGSVLQYARDCLTTIVFTSIEFNICLMYDILNGLHSVWKIRKPTTEECNIMCGQDSIYSTTTNPSYIPSNSNQINAMSSSLVAGSGFLTDRLSLNHPVNSSPFTFNNRRSTPNIMSPFNTLSPMTGISHYNSSVWNSPSNTSKRRSNVTIINNQTFNTPTSMSQTVNARLGHGSMYGDNNSKPVSPDICLEYMWTENQNTKGNQDLCASTKVFIASNFVGDRHLCYLLPKKNQLICVELEHPETNISDITLGNITVLLAKDAAYLPSKNLTVIMDCQNSISLYSGILIIGSIQLGSMSSVFDENTSYFTATNKSTIGSPMINRKSLLSSTRNEDIQINENVNSILSSSEYDSQLVAHFETPYSESSINYYTSKVELKYLRDPISSRVTLVHEDGSMIRVDFPVISSSPLVTKCLNTLKNILKKSTVMELMSKWYTVRNAPGTQNISGEEEWKLFIQMLLRLIGYNLESLPLTQDSLSTYNDTPAKSKKQRVLDMGSDEDWTFMLKSSFNSFRGNNIAASLGLKNKLKIYNQSFHQHSNLKNNIDTNAILFPYIYDVLFSLHLVYEDLKLNTMKTNLLPMIVQLLYQLATDLKLDEYVYHYWKDYPNFCNRNYPSLGLSQISEDNLKTLIIPSYFEPSPPNIFRLCFLLMKYYEANPYPCIDNVNRRTKNIVQIYGLLCLKKKTHINALVKTINPAGVKLNKNETISLESVNLKSKVSKYQHATFFMSKIGITQQTLLTYPPGVAILLCDVIDKCRENPPTNWPKSTYELILREDLASQTLNTFYNNDNKKNNSTNTDKSNNWNDVGETDNGIIKDGMENLDDEVMKLLWSQDHRITDVRNFLQSCHPVTIGIKQPPEASDHDFVEEQEKYLYSICSRTMALPVGRGMFTMRSIQPVITEPLPLPKLCLSGKTPRGAAVELTHIDIVPNMNLWPLFHNGVAAGLRIMPSADDIDSTWILYNKPRSTPEALPEHAGFLMALGLNRHITNLATMNTYEYLCRSHEMISIAILIGLAAAKRGTMDTEITRMLCIFIESLLPPTTIELDMSQNLQIAALLSIGLLYQKTAHRHIAEALLSEIGRPPGPEMDNSIDRESYSLAASLGLGLVVLGKGSDVVGLSDLSIADTLHYYMVGGHKKPLTGAQKDKYINPSYQIREGEMVNVDVTSRGATLALGMMYFKTGNQAVANWMSIPDSPYLLDFINPEFILLKMLARGLIMWDYILPTKDWIEQFVPQSIQRYCLVKPKPGMANPDLETINQTYCNIVAGCSMAMGLRFAGSANEEAFNTLLSYCQMFISLCSKSVAELCGKSTIETCINVTLISLSMVMAGTGDLEVLRICRYLRSRVSVSPHSVITYGSHLATHMALGLLFLGGGRYTLSTTPEAVAALIIAFYPQFPTHSNDNRYHLQAFRHLYILATEPRIVLPRDIDSGDLCYVHLKVIFLDTEYYQNQYYTVRAPCLLPQLSLLKEVRVEDGRYWSIVFERDRNWDKLVNMLNNVSCLNVKHKAGHLSYSEDPNGYKSLIAQNLSSNDFNSWTISPEIIYGFSSDPKIVQMVRYFLNLTGDKVNNPDQITVTRQYAQILFNSIVHDKVFLLPLWMPIIKTLSNLPQPPNSFYCWQLKLFIESASTTVCSKEKPNDRSKLIPILFASSIEMTCDSMIQNWEREGMSVKLCWDSTDIQNTETELIKSAYSTLLDIPHKSKIPEFAFTDPHLLYEYTKGLFLSWETISKICS from the exons CTACAAGAAAACTTTATTTTGAGAGAAAAAGATGGAGCTGAAGAAGAATTATATGTTTCTGGTAAAATAGTAGTGCATAGCCGAGGAAATGCTTGTAAATCTGCTGCTGATAAAGAAGACTATATTCCAAGTTGTAGAACATTAATCTGTACTTATACAATGGAAACTAATGTTACTCATGCTCTATGGagtaaattcaatatttcacCAGAAGTTAATGATAGTGAAATAAAACCTGAAG aaaaaatagttccatgtatatgtatagttgatgcaaaaaaaataagtttatattctGAAGGAGGAGATGTTTGGCATACACCATTATATTTTAAG gtAACATCTGTTTGGAATACAAGTTTTGGCATATTAATTGAAAGAGACTTAGGTCAAGTACCTATTGATATGACAGGAAAATCTTTACCATTACCAACCATATATTCATTGAGTCAACCATTAAAAGAAGTTCTgcctttgtttttattaaaacaag gAAGTGTACTACAGTATGCCAGAGATTGTTTAACTACTATAGTTTTCACCAGTATTGAGTTTAATATATGTTTGatgtatgacattttaaatggtTTACACAGTGTATGGAAGATCAGAAAGCCTACAACtgaa GAATGCAATATTATGTGTGGTCAAGATTCAATCTATTCTACAACAACAAATCCATCATATATTCCTAGTAATAGTAACCAAATTAATGCTATGTCAAGTTCATTAGTAGCTGGTTCAGGGTTTTTAACTGACAG attatcatTAAATCATCCGGTCAACTCAAGTCCATTCACTTTCAACAATAGACGGAGTACCCCTAATATTATGTCACCATTTAATACTCTGAGTCCTATGACTGGAATAag tCATTACAACTCCTCTGTTTGGAATAGTCCATCAAATACTTCAAAAAGGCGTTCAaatgttactattattaataatcaaacatTCAATACCCCAACATCAATGTCTCAAACTGTTAATGCTAGGCTGGGTCACGGAAGCATGTATGGAGATAATAATTCTAAACCTGTTAGTCCTGATATTTGTTTAGAATATATGTGGACAGAAAATCAAAATACTAAagg aAATCAAGATTTATGTGCTTCAACAAAAGTATTTATTGCTTCAAATTTTGTTGGAGATCGCCATTTATGTTATCTTTTGcctaaaaaaaatcagttaatatGTGTTGAATTGGAACATCCAGAAACAAATATAAGTGATATCACTTTAGGAAACATCACTGTTCTTTTAGCAAAAGATGCAGCATATTTacca tcaaaAAATTTAACGGTGATAATGGATTGTCAAAacagtatttcattatattctggaatattaattattggttcTATCCAATTAGGGAGTATGTCTTCAGTATTTGATGAAAATACATCTTATTTTACAGCAACAAACAAGTCAACTATTGGAAGTCCAatgataaa TCGTAAAAGTTTATTATCATCTACAAGAAATGAAGatattcaaataaatgaaaatgttaaCAGTATTTTATCATCTTCTGAATATGACTCACAACTTGTAGCACATTTTGAAACACCATATTCCGaatcatcaataaattattatacatcaaaagTAGAATTAAAGTACTTAAGAGATCCTATATCTTCTCGTGTtacttta GTTCATGAAGATGGAAGTATGATTAGAGTTGATTTTCCTGTTATTAGTTCCTCCCCATTAG ttactaaatgtttgaatacattaaaaaatattcttaaaaaatcaaCTGTTATGGAACTTATGTCAAAATGGTATACAGTTAGAAATGCTCCAGGCACACAAAATATATCTGGTGAAGAGGAAtggaaattatttattcagatgtTACTTAGACTCATAGGATATAACTTAGAATCATTGCCATTAACACAAGATTCTTTGAGCACATATAATGATACcccagcaaaatcaaaaaaacagaGGGTTTTGGATATGGGCAGTGACGAAGACTGGACATTTATGTTGAAATCATCGTTTAACAGTTTCCGGGGCAATAATATAGCAGCCTCTCTtggattgaaaaataaattaaagatttataatCAAAGTTTTCATCAAcattcaaacttaaaaaataatattgatacaaatGCAATACTTTTTCCTTATATCtatgatgtattattttctttacatttAGTGTATGAG gacttaaaacttaatacaatgaaaacaaatttgCTACCAATGATTgtgcaattattatatcaattagcAACTGATTTGAAATTAGATGAgtatgtatatcattattgGAAAGATTATCCTAATTTTTGTAACAGAAATTATCCATCATTAGGA ttgagTCAAATAAGTGAAGACAATTTGAAAACCCTTATTATTCCATCATATTTTGAACCAAGTCCGCCTAACATATTCAGATTGTGTTTCTtgctaatgaaatattatgaagCTAATCCTTATCCTTGTATAGATAATGTAAATAGAAGGACCAAGAATATAGTTCAG ATCTAtggtttattatgtttaaaaaagaaGACTCACATTAATGCattagtaaaaacaataaatcctgctggagtaaaattaaataaaaatgaaaccaTATCATTAGAGAGTGTAAATTTGAAAAGCAAAGTATCAAAATATCAGCACGCTACATTTTTTATGtcaaaaattg GAATCACACAACAAACTTTATTAACTTACCCACCTGGAGTTGCAATATTGCTATGTGATGTTATTGATAAATGCAGAGAAAATCCACCTACAAATTGGCCAAAATCAacatatgaattaattttaagagaAGATTTAGCATCACAGaccttaaatacattttataataatgacaataaaaaaaacaattctacaAATACAGATAAATCTAACAATTGGAATGATGTGGGCGAAACAGATAATGGTATTATAAAAGATGGCATGGAAAATCTGGATGATGAA gtCATGAAATTATTATGGAGCCAAGATCATCGTATAACTGATGTGAGAAATTTTTTACAATCTTGTCACCCAGTTACCATTGGTATTAAGCAACCCCCAGAAGCTAGTGATCACGACTTTGTTGAggaacaagaaaaatatttatattcaatttgctCAAGAACAATGGCTCTACCAGTTGGCAG agGAATGTTTACCATGAGATCAATTCAACCTGTTATAACTGAACCACTTCCATTACCAAAACTTTGTTTGTCTGGTAAAACTCCACGTGGTGCTGCAGTTGAACTTACCCACATAGATATTGTTCCTAATATGAATCTTTGGCCATTATTTCATAATGGAGTAGCTGCTGGATTACGAATAATGCCTTCAGCTGATGATATTGATTCCACTTGGATTCTATACAATAAACCAAga AGTACTCCTGAAGCATTGCCAGAACATGCTGGATTTCTTATGGCTTTAGGATTAAACAGACATATTACTAACTTAGCTACAATGAATACTTATGAATATCTATGTAGATCTCATGAAATGATCAGTATTGCTATACTTATTGGATTAGCAGCAGCTAAAAGAG gtacgaTGGATACAGAAATAACACGAATGTTATGCATCTTTATCGAATCTTTATTACCTCCAACTACAATTGAATTAGATATGAGTCAAAATTTGCAAATAGCAGCATTGTTAAGTATTGGTCTTCTTTATCAAAAAACTGCCCATAGACACATTGCAGAGGCTCTGTTGTCCGAAATAGGCCGACCACCTGGTCCAGAAATGGATAATAGTATTGATAGGGAATCTTATTCATTAGCAGCAAGTCTTGGTCTTGGTTTAGTTGTACTTGGTAAAGGTTCAGATGTTGTTGGCCTTAGTGATTTATCCATCGCAGATACTTTGCATTACTATATGGTTGGTGGACATAAAAAACCTCTAacag gagCACAAAAAGATAAGTACATTAATCCAAGTTATCAAATCCGTGAAGGGGAAATGGTAAATGTAGATGTTACTTCAAGAGGTGCTACTTTAGCCTTAGGGatgatgtattttaaaacagGAAACCA agctGTAGCAAATTGGATGAGCATACCTGATTCTCCATATCTTCTAGATTTTATTAACCctgaatttatattacttaaaatgttaGCTAGAGGTTTAATTATGTGGGATTACATATTACCCACTAAAGATTGGATAGAACAGTTTGTTCCTCAATCTATTCAACGCTATTGCTTAGTAAAACCTAAACCAGGAATGGCCAATCCTGATTTAGAAACCATtaa tcaaaCATACTGTAATATTGTAGCTGGCTGTAGTATGGCAATGGGCTTACGTTTTGCTGGGTCAGCTAATGAAGAAGCTTTCAATACTCTTTTATCTTATTgccaaatgtttatatcattATGTAGTAAATCAGTTGCTGAACTTTGTGGGAAATCAACGATTGAAACTTGTATAAATGTTACTCTTATATCATTATCTATG GTAATGGCAGGTACTGGTGATTTAGAAGTCTTGCGAATTTGTAGATATTTGAGATCAAGAGTGAGTGTATCACCTCATAGTGTTATTACTTATGGATCTCATTTGGCTACACATATGGCACtaggattattatttttgggtGGTGGAAGATACACTCTTTCAACAACTCCTGAAGCTGTAGCTGCACTTATTATAGCATTTTATCCACAATTTCCTACTCATAGTAATGATAACAG atatcatTTACAAGCTTTTAGACATCTTTATATTTTAGCTACTGAACCAAGAATAGTATTACCAAGAGATATTGATTCTGGAGATTTGTGTTATGttcatttaaaagttatttttcttgACACTGAATATTACcaaaaccaatattatacaGTCAGAGCTCCATGTTTACTACCGCAATTGTCATTATTAAAAGAAGTTCGAGTTGAGGATGGTAGATATTGGTCAATAGTATTTGAACGTGATAGAAATTGGGATAAACTTGT aaACATGTTAAATAATGTCAGTTGCTTAAATGTCAAGCATAAAGCTGGACACTTATCTTACTCAGAAGATCCTAATGGTTACAAATCTCTTATAGCACAAAATCTAAGttcaaatgattttaattcCTGGACAATTTCT ccTGAAATTATATATGGGTTTTCTTCTGATCCAAAAATTGTTCAAATGGTtcgttactttttaaatttgacaGGGGATAAAGTTAACAATCCCGATCAAATAACTGTTACTCGGCAATAtgctcaaatattatttaattcaatagtacatgataaagtatttttattgccTCTTTGGATGCCAATAATAAAG actttAAGTAATTTACCTCAACCTcctaatagtttttattgttggcaattgaaattatttatcgaATCAGCTAGTACAACTGTTTGTTCCAAAGAAAAACCTAATGATAGATCAAAATTAATTCCAATATTATTTGCCTCATCAATTGAAATGACCTGTGATTCTATGATTCAAAATTGGGAAAGag aAGGAATGTCAGTTAAATTATGTTGGGACTCAACAGATATTCAAAACACTGAAACTGAGTTAATTAAAAGTGCTTATTCTACATTACTGGATATTCCACATAAATCCAAAATACCTGAATTTg CATTTACAGATCCGCATTTGTTGTATGAATATACCAAAGGGCTTTTTTTATCATGGGaaacaataagtaaaatatgttcataa